The following are encoded in a window of Streptomyces sp. SAT1 genomic DNA:
- a CDS encoding serine hydrolase domain-containing protein, with translation MDVSGAVAEGFGPVRDAFAENFAVRGERGAALAVYRDGHKVVDLWAGSRDVDGDPRDAPWEHGTAQIVRSATKGVAAAALLLLHQRGELDLDAPVGAYWPEYKAAGKDRTTVWQLLAHRAGVPVLDRPLTPAEAADPDLGARAVAAQAPVWEPGTGHGYHAQTYSWLTGELVRRVTGEPVGAWIAREIAAPVGADLWVGLPAAETRRAGRVGPVTAPESPGGLRLRPKRAVADAYADPASLTRRAFGAITPLPDENDAAYRAAALPASNGIATADGLARFYAALIGEVDGGRRLFEPGTLELARAERSAGADRVLVVGTRFGLGYMLHGGASPLLGPGSFGHPGRGGALGFADPETGTAFGYVTNGFRGSVTADPRAQALVRAVRTALAQPA, from the coding sequence GTGGACGTGAGCGGTGCGGTGGCCGAGGGCTTCGGACCGGTCAGGGACGCGTTCGCCGAGAACTTCGCCGTACGCGGCGAGCGGGGCGCGGCCCTCGCGGTGTACCGGGACGGGCACAAGGTCGTCGACCTGTGGGCCGGAAGCCGGGACGTCGACGGGGACCCGCGGGACGCGCCGTGGGAGCACGGCACCGCGCAGATAGTGCGCTCCGCGACCAAGGGCGTCGCCGCCGCCGCCCTCCTGCTCCTGCACCAGCGCGGCGAACTCGACCTGGACGCTCCGGTCGGCGCCTACTGGCCCGAGTACAAGGCGGCCGGCAAGGACCGGACCACCGTGTGGCAGCTGCTCGCCCACCGCGCGGGCGTGCCGGTCCTGGACCGGCCGCTCACCCCCGCCGAGGCCGCCGACCCGGACCTGGGCGCCCGCGCGGTCGCCGCGCAGGCCCCGGTGTGGGAGCCGGGCACCGGCCACGGCTACCACGCGCAGACGTACAGCTGGCTGACCGGCGAGCTGGTGCGGCGGGTGACGGGCGAGCCGGTCGGCGCCTGGATCGCCCGGGAGATCGCCGCTCCGGTGGGCGCCGACCTGTGGGTCGGGCTGCCCGCCGCCGAGACCCGGCGCGCGGGCCGGGTCGGACCGGTCACGGCACCCGAGTCCCCGGGCGGGCTGCGGCTGCGCCCCAAGCGCGCGGTCGCCGACGCCTACGCGGACCCCGCCTCGCTCACCCGGCGCGCCTTCGGCGCGATCACCCCGCTGCCCGACGAGAACGACGCCGCCTACCGCGCGGCGGCCCTGCCCGCGTCCAACGGCATCGCCACCGCCGACGGCCTGGCCCGCTTCTACGCCGCGCTGATCGGCGAGGTGGACGGCGGCCGACGGCTGTTCGAGCCCGGGACGCTGGAGCTGGCCCGCGCCGAGCGGTCCGCGGGCGCGGACCGGGTGCTGGTGGTGGGCACCCGGTTCGGCCTCGGGTACATGCTGCACGGCGGCGCGTCCCCGCTGCTCGGCCCCGGTTCCTTCGGCCACCCGGGCCGCGGCGGCGCCCTCGGCTTCGCCGACCCGGAGACCGGCACCGCCTTCGGCTACGTCACCAACGGCTTCCGCGGCAGCGTGACGGCGGACCCGCGCGCGCAAGCACTCGTCCGGGCGGTCCGGACGGCACTGGCACAACCGGCCTGA
- the cbiQ gene encoding cobalt ECF transporter T component CbiQ, with protein MGAGHAHRLYRHGHSPVHGLPPHTKLAAAFAFVVVVVSTPREAVWAFALYAVLLAGTAAVARVPAGFLLKRLLIEIPFVAFAVLMPFVAEGERVHVLGLSLSVNGLWGAWNVLAKGTLGVAASVLLASTTELRELLLGLQRLKLPPLLVQIASFMIRYGDVITDEMRRMRIARESRGFEASGVRHWGVLAKSAGALFIRSYERGERVHLAMVSRGYAGSMPVIDEATASRAQWSSALALPGAALVICLLGWTL; from the coding sequence GTGGGAGCGGGCCACGCGCACCGGCTCTACCGGCACGGGCACTCCCCCGTGCACGGGCTGCCGCCGCACACCAAGCTCGCCGCGGCCTTCGCGTTCGTGGTGGTCGTGGTGTCCACCCCGCGCGAGGCGGTGTGGGCGTTCGCGCTGTACGCGGTGCTGCTGGCCGGCACCGCCGCCGTGGCCCGCGTGCCCGCCGGCTTCCTGCTCAAGCGGCTGCTGATCGAGATCCCGTTCGTGGCCTTCGCGGTGCTGATGCCGTTCGTCGCCGAGGGCGAGCGCGTGCACGTCCTCGGGCTCTCGCTGAGCGTGAACGGCCTGTGGGGCGCGTGGAACGTGCTGGCCAAGGGCACCCTCGGCGTCGCCGCCTCGGTCCTGCTGGCGAGCACCACCGAACTGCGCGAACTGCTGCTTGGCCTGCAACGCCTCAAGCTCCCGCCCCTGCTGGTGCAGATCGCCTCCTTCATGATCCGCTACGGCGATGTGATCACCGACGAGATGCGGCGCATGCGCATCGCCCGCGAGTCGCGCGGCTTCGAGGCGAGCGGCGTCCGGCACTGGGGCGTGCTCGCCAAGTCGGCCGGCGCGCTGTTCATCCGCTCCTACGAGCGCGGCGAGCGCGTCCACCTGGCCATGGTGAGCCGCGGCTACGCCGGTTCGATGCCGGTCATCGACGAGGCGACCGCCTCCCGGGCCCAGTGGTCGTCCGCACTGGCCCTCCCCGGTGCGGCGCTCGTCATCTGTCTGCTGGGATGGACCCTGTGA
- a CDS encoding DUF1876 domain-containing protein, producing the protein MMKTAVGWHVELEFQEDGQHTRAAAMVRLPDGSEIRGHGRASRHRTDSDQPRVGEEIAGARALNELAMELLTKAHEEIDSASGRTSQPIHV; encoded by the coding sequence ATGATGAAGACAGCCGTGGGATGGCATGTGGAGCTGGAGTTCCAGGAGGACGGCCAGCACACGCGGGCGGCGGCCATGGTGCGGCTGCCCGACGGCAGCGAGATCCGTGGGCACGGGCGGGCCAGCAGGCACCGTACCGACTCCGACCAGCCGCGCGTCGGCGAGGAGATCGCCGGGGCGCGCGCCCTCAACGAACTCGCCATGGAGCTGCTCACGAAGGCGCACGAGGAGATCGACAGCGCCTCGGGCCGCACCTCCCAGCCGATCCACGTCTGA
- a CDS encoding energy-coupling factor ABC transporter ATP-binding protein: MDPVTTPSTPPSMEVSGLAFAYPDGHQALFGVDFAVARGERVALLGPNGAGKTTLVLHLNGILSGGAGTVTVAGLPVGKRHMAEIRQKVGIVFQDPDDQLFMPTVREDVAFGPAAAGLKGPELEQRVRTALERVGMAEFTDRPPHHLSFGQRRRVAVATVLAMEPEILVLDEPSSNLDPASRRELADILRSLDVTVLMVTHDLPYALELCPRALILSDGVIAADGPTGDLLSDEDLMRAHRLELPFGFDPRVASAPKG, translated from the coding sequence ATGGACCCTGTGACTACGCCTTCGACGCCGCCCTCCATGGAGGTCTCCGGCCTCGCCTTCGCCTATCCGGACGGCCACCAGGCCCTGTTCGGCGTGGACTTCGCCGTCGCCCGCGGGGAGCGGGTGGCGCTGCTCGGCCCGAACGGCGCCGGGAAGACCACGCTCGTGCTGCATCTCAACGGCATCCTGAGCGGCGGCGCGGGCACGGTGACGGTGGCCGGGCTGCCGGTCGGCAAGCGGCACATGGCCGAGATCCGGCAGAAGGTCGGGATCGTCTTCCAGGACCCGGACGACCAGTTGTTCATGCCGACCGTGCGCGAGGACGTCGCGTTCGGTCCGGCGGCGGCCGGACTGAAGGGGCCCGAGCTGGAGCAGCGGGTGCGCACCGCCCTGGAGCGGGTCGGCATGGCGGAGTTCACCGACCGGCCCCCGCACCACCTCTCCTTCGGTCAGCGCCGCCGGGTCGCGGTGGCCACCGTGCTCGCCATGGAGCCGGAGATCCTGGTCCTGGACGAACCGTCCTCCAACCTGGACCCGGCCTCCCGCCGCGAACTGGCCGACATCCTGCGCTCGTTGGACGTGACCGTCCTCATGGTCACGCACGACCTCCCGTACGCCCTGGAGCTGTGCCCGCGCGCGCTGATCCTCAGCGACGGCGTGATCGCGGCCGACGGACCGACCGGGGATCTCCTGTCCGACGAGGATCTGATGCGCGCCCACCGGCTGGAACTGCCCTTCGGCTTCGACCCGCGCGTGGCCTCGGCCCCTAAGGGCTGA